A single window of Uloborus diversus isolate 005 chromosome 5, Udiv.v.3.1, whole genome shotgun sequence DNA harbors:
- the LOC129222051 gene encoding translocon-associated protein subunit delta-like has protein sequence MIRTIVISSILLCFVSSVMGEICRNPTVKETSYTTVDGIVVSDVALITEFSVKCDSSVKDLTLYADVNGKTLLAVKSPDSSKYQVSWSEDAAKISSGQHNIKIYDEEGFANLRKAQRNGEDISGIPSAFSISVYHAGSYYGPSVQSEFWAAAFSIVLWYIAFSERSKLVA, from the coding sequence atgatacgAACAATTGTTATTTCTTCGATTTTGTTATGCTTTGTGTCTTCAGTGATGGGTGAAATATGCCGAAATCCAACGGTCAAAGAGACTTCTTATACTACAGTAGATGGCATAGTAGTTTCTGATGTTGCTTTAATCACAGAATTCTCAGTCAAATGTGATTCTAGCGTTAAGGATTTAACTCTTTATGCAGACGTAAATGGAAAAACTCTTCTGGCTGTCAAATCTCCAGATAGCTCCAAGTATCAAGTTAGTTGGTCAGAAGACGCCGCTAAAATTTCAAGTGGTCAGCATAACATCAAAATATATGATGAAGAAGGTTTTGCAAATCTAAGGAAGGCCCAGCGAAACGGGGAGGATATTTCTGGAATTCCTTCTGCATTTTCAATTTCTGTTTATCATGCAGGTTCTTATTATGGACCATCTGTTCAAAGTGAATTTTGGGCAGCTGCTTTCAGCATAGTTTTGTGGTACATCGCCTTTTCTGAAAGGTCTAAGCTTGTAGCATGA